In Lacerta agilis isolate rLacAgi1 chromosome 8, rLacAgi1.pri, whole genome shotgun sequence, one genomic interval encodes:
- the LOC117052026 gene encoding phospholipase A2 inhibitor and Ly6/PLAUR domain-containing protein-like, which yields MLLFLTRKGECPPCESCFTDGDSCSGNKAICPGVLNRCGTARTVNTTGPRTIRKFCFLPSDCIYKGPSTFNVGKSGIVSSRLFCCDKDECNNYIPDVPPISTTFNGIKCPACYGLENYTCNEEEIAKCTGDQYYCLDMSGTPRTGSPVAIKGCVNKVVCDDF from the exons ATGCTACTATTCCTGACAAGGAAAG GGGAATGTCCACCATGTGAGTCATGTTTCACTGATGGGGACAGTTGTAGTGGCAATAAGGCCATTTGCCCTGGTGTGCTCAACAGATGTGGCACAGCACGAACTGTGAACACAACAG GACCAAGGACTATTCGCAAGTTTTGCTTCCTCCCCAGTGACTGCATCTACAAAGGCCCTTCCACATTTAATGTGGGCAAGTCAGGAATTGTATCAAGCCGGCTTTTCTGCTGCGACAAGGATGAGTGCAATAATTATATTCCTGATG TCCCACCTATAAGCACTACATTCAATGGAATAAAGTGCCCAGCCTGCTATGGTCTGGAGAACTATACATGCAATGAAGAAGAGATTGCCAAATGTACTGGAGACCAGTACTATTGCCTTGACATGTCTGGGACTCCAAGGACAG GATCACCAGTGGCCATCAAGGGCTGTGTAAACAAGGTTGTCtgtgatgatttttaa
- the LOC117052027 gene encoding phospholipase A2 inhibitor subunit gamma B-like: protein MWSLLGCFLLGAFLATGTCLQCEVCYGGGSNCTGEMKTCGAGQDTCIISLMEYLQPPMTITSVAKDCGSSSFCKIGAEEINLGSGVWLRSNRVCYKDNQCGTASLPGMYCLVYKIKKLEWLPSNLMADLPFLSIVLPPSDTKPNGLQCSGCVGMFSTKCNEKPVACNGEETKCINIAGSITAVQTMDISFKGCANEAFCTMLNLGPRMFAGISVDLTKAECNAAFSTKAL from the exons ATGTGGTCTCTCCTTGGCTGCTTCCTCCTCGGTGCTTTCCTAGCCACAG GTACTTGTCTTCAGTGTGAGGTGTGCTATGGTGGAGGCAGCAACTGTACTGGAGAAATGAAGACTTGTGGTGCTGGTCAAGATACCTGCATTATCAGTCTGATGGAGTATTTACAAC CTCCCATGACAATCACATCTGTCGCTAAGGACTGCGGCTCATCCAGCTTCTGCAAAATTGGTGCTGAAGAGATAAATCTTGGGAGTGGAGTGTGGTTGAGATCAAATAGGGTCTGCTACAAGGATAATCAATGTGGAACAGCCTCACTTCCTGGTATGTACTGTCTTGTCTATAAGATCAAGAAACTTGAATGGCTGCCCTCTAATT TGATGGCTGACCTTCCATTTCTCTCCATAGTGCTGCCACCATCAGACACCAAACCCAATGGTCTCCAGTGTTCTGGCTGTGTTGGGATGTTTTCCACCAAGTGCAATGAAAAGCCTGTTGCCTGCAATGGAGAAGAGACCAAGTGCATCAACATTGCTGGGAGCATCACAG CGGTTCAGACCATGGATATTTCCTTCAAGGGATGCGCTAATGAGGCTTTCTGTACCATGCTCAATTTGGGGCCAAGAATGTTTGCAGGAATCAGTGTGGATCTGACTAAGGCTGAATGTAATGCAGCTTTTTCCACCAAAGCTCTGTAA